A genomic window from Pyxicephalus adspersus chromosome 2, UCB_Pads_2.0, whole genome shotgun sequence includes:
- the NEURL1B gene encoding E3 ubiquitin-protein ligase NEURL1B isoform X2, with product MGNTVHKTLPDSTFAETMPPGRLSSPRLSTCLPQSSHDSANFNNNELENNQVVAKIANLNLSRMPPQTDNHAIPCCPNRRQRSQGMPTILDTELHFHLTRGADITLSPDRTVAYTNWQESNRTIVFTERPVHNGETVFVETGQLPLPYYGSLSFGITSCDPSTLRTFDLPSNPEYLLDRKEYWVVHQGLFTVGNGDIHSFSLAPNGEVLHGINGNSRGMLMCVDSSQSLWVFFSIHGIINQLRIMGTVQSNVLSPSGSPSGSQYDSDSDMAFSVNRSSSASESSLVTAPSSPLSPPVSPVFAPEPQGSKDGECAVCFDNEVETVIYTCGHMCLCSSCGMKLKRQVNACCPICRRVIKDVIKTYRP from the exons ATAGCACATTTGCTGAGACCATGCCTCCAGGAAGACTGAGCAGCCCCCGACTGAGCACCTGCCTGCCCCAAAGTAGCCATGACTCTGCTAACTTCAACAATAATGAACTGGAGAATAACCAGGTGGTGGCCAAAATTGCGAACTTGAACTTAAGCAGAATGCCTCCACAAACGGATAACCATGCTATCCCATGTTGTCCAAATAGGCGGCAGCGTTCACAGGGTATGCCCACCATATTAGACACAGAGCTTCATTTTCATCTGACCCGTGGTGCTGACATCACCCTGTCACCAGATCGAACAGTGGCATATACCAATTGGCAGGAGAGTAACAGGACGATAGTGTTCACTGAGCGGCCAGTGCACAATGGCGAGACCGTGTTCGTGGAGACAGGTCAGCTGCCACTGCCTTATTATGGCTCGTTATCATTTGGCATCACCTCCTGCGATCCAAGCACATTAAGGACATTTGATCTGCCATCTAACCCAGAATACCTATTGGACAGAAAGGAGTACTGGGTTGTGCATCAAGGCTTGTTCACAGTGGGCAATGGGGATATCCATAGCTTTTCATTAGCACCCAATGGGGAGGTTCTCCATGGCATTAATGGAAACAGTCGTGGCATGCTCATGTGTGTGGACTCCTCACAGTCACTTTGGGTATTCTTCTCTATCCATGGGATTATTAATCAGCTGAGAATTATGG GCACTGTACAATCCAATGTTCTCTCCCCATCTGGTTCCCCTAGCGGTTCCCAGTATGACAGTGACTCAGATATGGCCTTCAGTGTGAACCGTTCCTCTTCAGCCTCGGAGTCCTCTTTGg TGACGGCTCCTAGTTCCCCGCTCagtcctcctgtgtcacctgtcTTTGCACCGGAACCTCAAGGCAGCAAAGACGGTGAATGCGCAGTTTGCTTTGACAATGAAGTTGAAACCGTCATCTACACTTGTGGCCACATGTGTCTGTGTAGTAGCTGCGGAATGAAGCTGAAGAGGCAGGTCAATGCCTGTTGTCCAATCTGCCGAAGGGTGATAAAGGATGTCATCAAAACGTATCGTCCTTAA
- the NEURL1B gene encoding E3 ubiquitin-protein ligase NEURL1B isoform X1 yields the protein MGNTVHKTLPDTSHHSRPVASRPCYTFLHCGQDRRLVLSRTESPRFHCQTKGKNIRLDTHGRKAIRRNSFCNGITFTSRPIHLYEKVRLKLVSVHHGWSGALRFGFTIHDPAQMKAEDIPKYACPDLVTRPGYWAKALPERFAQRDNILAFWVDRHGRIFYSINDEEPILFHCGVKVSSPLWALIDVYGITQEVQILDSTFAETMPPGRLSSPRLSTCLPQSSHDSANFNNNELENNQVVAKIANLNLSRMPPQTDNHAIPCCPNRRQRSQGMPTILDTELHFHLTRGADITLSPDRTVAYTNWQESNRTIVFTERPVHNGETVFVETGQLPLPYYGSLSFGITSCDPSTLRTFDLPSNPEYLLDRKEYWVVHQGLFTVGNGDIHSFSLAPNGEVLHGINGNSRGMLMCVDSSQSLWVFFSIHGIINQLRIMGTVQSNVLSPSGSPSGSQYDSDSDMAFSVNRSSSASESSLVTAPSSPLSPPVSPVFAPEPQGSKDGECAVCFDNEVETVIYTCGHMCLCSSCGMKLKRQVNACCPICRRVIKDVIKTYRP from the exons acaCAAGCCATCACAGTCGTCCAGTAGCCAGTAGACCATGCTACACATTTCTACACTGTGGCCAGGACAGAAGACTAGTCCTCTCCCGAACAGAGTCTCCACGGTTTCATTGCCAAACTAAGGGGAAGAATATCCGACTTGATACTCATGGAAGGAAAGCCATCCGGCGTAACAGCTTTTGTAACGGAATCACGTTTACCAGTCGTCCGATTCACTTGTATGAAAAGGTCCGTCTGAAGCTGGTGTCTGTCCACCATGGCTGGAGTGGAGCTCTACGCTTCGGATTCACAATTCATGACCCAGCACAAATGAAGGCAGAAGACATACCCAAGTATGCGTGCCCTGACCTAGTTACCCGACCTGGATACTGGGCTAAAGCTTTACCTGAGAGATTTGCACAGAGGgacaatattttagcattttggGTTGACCGTCATGGAAGAATTTTCTACAGCATCAATGATGAAGAGCCCATCCTATTTCATTGTGGGGTTAAAGTCTCCAGCCCTCTCTGGGCTTTGATTGATGTCTATGGCATTACTCAAGAAGTACAGATACTAG ATAGCACATTTGCTGAGACCATGCCTCCAGGAAGACTGAGCAGCCCCCGACTGAGCACCTGCCTGCCCCAAAGTAGCCATGACTCTGCTAACTTCAACAATAATGAACTGGAGAATAACCAGGTGGTGGCCAAAATTGCGAACTTGAACTTAAGCAGAATGCCTCCACAAACGGATAACCATGCTATCCCATGTTGTCCAAATAGGCGGCAGCGTTCACAGGGTATGCCCACCATATTAGACACAGAGCTTCATTTTCATCTGACCCGTGGTGCTGACATCACCCTGTCACCAGATCGAACAGTGGCATATACCAATTGGCAGGAGAGTAACAGGACGATAGTGTTCACTGAGCGGCCAGTGCACAATGGCGAGACCGTGTTCGTGGAGACAGGTCAGCTGCCACTGCCTTATTATGGCTCGTTATCATTTGGCATCACCTCCTGCGATCCAAGCACATTAAGGACATTTGATCTGCCATCTAACCCAGAATACCTATTGGACAGAAAGGAGTACTGGGTTGTGCATCAAGGCTTGTTCACAGTGGGCAATGGGGATATCCATAGCTTTTCATTAGCACCCAATGGGGAGGTTCTCCATGGCATTAATGGAAACAGTCGTGGCATGCTCATGTGTGTGGACTCCTCACAGTCACTTTGGGTATTCTTCTCTATCCATGGGATTATTAATCAGCTGAGAATTATGG GCACTGTACAATCCAATGTTCTCTCCCCATCTGGTTCCCCTAGCGGTTCCCAGTATGACAGTGACTCAGATATGGCCTTCAGTGTGAACCGTTCCTCTTCAGCCTCGGAGTCCTCTTTGg TGACGGCTCCTAGTTCCCCGCTCagtcctcctgtgtcacctgtcTTTGCACCGGAACCTCAAGGCAGCAAAGACGGTGAATGCGCAGTTTGCTTTGACAATGAAGTTGAAACCGTCATCTACACTTGTGGCCACATGTGTCTGTGTAGTAGCTGCGGAATGAAGCTGAAGAGGCAGGTCAATGCCTGTTGTCCAATCTGCCGAAGGGTGATAAAGGATGTCATCAAAACGTATCGTCCTTAA